A section of the Pithys albifrons albifrons isolate INPA30051 chromosome 30, PitAlb_v1, whole genome shotgun sequence genome encodes:
- the LOC139683972 gene encoding loricrin-like has protein sequence MCSRQEKDQCHQQGRYTRQSSGGCHSSGGGGCHSSGGGGCHSSGGSSGGCHSSGGGGCHSSGGGGCHSSGGSSGGCHSSGGGGCHSSGGSGGCHGKPQMQVQQQQQQQMPQMPQQKMK, from the coding sequence ATGTGCTCCCGCCAGGAGAAGgaccagtgccaccagcagggGCGTTACACCCGCCAGAGCTCCGGGGGCTGTCACAGCTCTGGAGGTGGTGGCTGTCACAGCTCTGGAGGTGGTGGCTGTCACAGCTCTGGTGGCAGCTCTGGTGGCTGTCACAGCTCTGGAGGTGGTGGCTGTCACAGCTCGGGAGGTGGTGGCTGTCACAGCTCTGGTGGCAGCTCCGGGGGCTGTCACAGCTCTGGTGGGGGTGGCTGTCACAGCTCTGGTGGCTCTGGTGGCTGCCATGGCAAGCCCCAGATGCaggtccagcagcagcagcagcagcagatgcccCAGATGCCCCAGCAGAAGATGAAGTGA
- the LOC139683930 gene encoding loricrin-like — protein sequence MCSRQDKDQCHQQERSSCHSSGGCHRSSGGSGCQGSSGGSCHGSSGGSGCQGSSGGSCHGSSGGSGCHRSSGGSCQGSSGGSGCHRSSGFGCHGSGGSCHGSSGGSGCQGSSGGSGCHRSSGFGCHGSGGSCQGSSGGSGCQGSSGGSGCHRSSGGSCQGSSGGSCHGNPQDCQQQIYQVSSRMK from the coding sequence ATGTGCTCCCGCCAGGACAAAgaccagtgccaccagcaggAAAGGTCCTCCTGCCACAGCAGTGGGGGGTGTCACAGGAGCAGTGGTGGGTCTGGATGCCAGGGGAGCAGTGGTGGATCCTGCCATGGGAGCAGTGGTGGATCTGGATGCCAAGGGAGCAGTGGTGGATCCTGTCATGGGAGCAGTGGTGGGTCTGGATGCCACAGGAGCAGTGGTGGATCCTGCCAAGGAAGCAGTGGTGGATCTGGATGCCACAGGAGCAGTGGATTTGGATGCCATGGAAGTGGTGGATCCTGTCATGGGAGCAGTGGTGGGTCTGGATGCCAAGGGAGCAGTGGTGGGTCTGGATGCCACAGGAGCAGTGGATTTGGATGCCATGGAAGTGGTGGatcctgccagggcagcagtggtGGGTCTGGATGCCAAGGGAGCAGTGGTGGGTCTGGATGCCACAGGAGCAGTGGTGGGTCCTGCCAGGGGAGCAGTGGTGGATCCTGCCATGGAAACCCTCAGGATTGCCAGCAGCAAATCTACCAAGTCTCCTCAAGGATGAAGTGA